One window of the Candidatus Wolbachia massiliensis genome contains the following:
- the hisS gene encoding histidine--tRNA ligase translates to MTHQTVRGTKDLLFDEWHKFEYIQQTANRISNLYGFLPVQTPIFEYTEVFTKTLGDSSDIINKEMYTFCDKGGKNITLRPEFTAAVVRLLIEKKLQTPIKLFSTGPAFRYERPQKGRQRQFHQINFEVFGIEDPKADVELISLAWHLLTEFGINRNVRLEINSLGDGETITKYREALVLYFKKYQNDLSEDSQNRLIKNPLRILDSKDEKDRLIISNAPKISNDYTKESSSFFEQILNGLTTLSIPYTVNNKLVRGLDYYCHTVFEFVTENLGAQGAVFAGGRYDNLVSSVGGKHTPAIGFAGGIERIMELINYLPKEERSTYLIPIGREAEEYALILANELRRNGLYVSYEYSGTVKNRMKKANQANAKAALIFGDEELSNKTLKVRNMDTGEEKIVACDNIIDLLHNQFMARNF, encoded by the coding sequence ATGACTCATCAAACAGTTAGAGGAACAAAGGATCTCCTGTTTGATGAATGGCATAAATTTGAATACATCCAGCAAACAGCAAACAGAATCTCAAATTTATATGGCTTTTTGCCTGTTCAAACTCCAATATTTGAATACACAGAAGTTTTTACAAAAACTTTAGGTGATAGTTCAGATATCATCAATAAAGAGATGTACACCTTTTGTGACAAAGGAGGAAAGAACATAACTTTACGTCCTGAGTTCACTGCAGCAGTTGTCAGACTGTTGATTGAAAAAAAATTGCAGACACCGATAAAGTTATTTTCAACAGGACCTGCATTTCGTTATGAAAGACCACAAAAGGGACGGCAAAGGCAATTTCATCAAATAAATTTTGAGGTTTTTGGTATAGAAGATCCAAAAGCTGATGTTGAACTGATATCACTCGCTTGGCATCTATTAACTGAATTTGGCATTAATAGGAATGTAAGATTGGAGATCAACTCTTTAGGTGATGGTGAGACAATAACCAAATATAGAGAAGCTTTAGTATTGTACTTTAAAAAGTATCAAAATGATCTATCAGAAGATAGCCAAAATAGATTGATCAAAAATCCACTCAGGATATTAGATTCCAAGGACGAGAAAGATAGGTTGATAATCTCTAATGCACCTAAAATCAGTAATGATTATACGAAAGAGTCCTCAAGCTTCTTTGAGCAAATACTAAATGGATTAACAACTCTTAGTATACCTTATACTGTGAACAACAAACTAGTCCGAGGTCTGGATTATTATTGCCACACGGTATTTGAATTTGTTACAGAAAATTTGGGTGCACAAGGGGCAGTTTTTGCAGGAGGAAGATATGATAACCTGGTATCTTCAGTAGGTGGAAAACACACTCCAGCGATAGGATTTGCAGGAGGTATTGAACGCATAATGGAATTGATCAATTATTTGCCAAAAGAAGAAAGGTCTACTTACCTAATTCCAATCGGTAGAGAGGCCGAAGAATATGCTCTAATACTTGCAAATGAATTGCGCAGAAATGGTTTATATGTAAGTTACGAGTACAGTGGAACAGTGAAAAATCGAATGAAGAAGGCAAATCAAGCAAATGCCAAAGCTGCATTAATTTTTGGTGATGAAGAATTGAGTAATAAAACTTTAAAGGTCAGAAATATGGATACAGGAGAAGAAAAAATAGTTGCTTGCGATAATATAATAGATCTCTTGCATAACCAATTTATGGCAAGGAATTTTTAG
- a CDS encoding NifU family protein, which produces MFIQIEETPNPNTLKFLPGFAILNEGETADFSNADEIKNSKLAANLFRVEHVVRVFFGHDFISVTKLERANWDVLKVEILTTIMDHFTSGGKALDEEGISDTNVPDEEFFDESDIEIVNRIKELMESYIKPAVAQDGGDIKFRGYKDGIVYVELQGACSGCPSAAITLKQGVQNMLCYHIPEISGIETIL; this is translated from the coding sequence ATGTTCATTCAGATTGAGGAAACACCAAACCCAAATACACTAAAATTTCTTCCTGGGTTTGCAATTTTAAACGAAGGGGAAACTGCTGATTTTTCAAATGCAGACGAAATAAAAAATTCTAAACTAGCAGCAAATCTTTTTCGGGTAGAACATGTAGTGAGAGTATTTTTCGGTCATGATTTTATTTCAGTAACAAAATTGGAAAGAGCCAATTGGGATGTATTAAAAGTGGAAATTTTAACTACAATTATGGATCACTTTACTTCTGGTGGAAAAGCACTAGATGAAGAAGGAATCAGTGATACTAACGTACCAGATGAAGAATTTTTTGATGAGAGCGATATAGAAATTGTAAATAGAATAAAAGAATTGATGGAAAGTTATATCAAACCTGCAGTTGCTCAAGATGGTGGTGACATCAAGTTTCGTGGCTATAAAGATGGGATAGTTTATGTTGAGTTGCAGGGAGCTTGCTCTGGATGTCCAAGTGCTGCAATTACTCTAAAACAAGGGGTACAAAATATGCTGTGTTATCACATACCAGAGATTTCAGGTATAGAGACTATTCTATGA